A single window of Leeuwenhoekiella sp. MAR_2009_132 DNA harbors:
- a CDS encoding response regulator transcription factor, with the protein MNNCVVGVVDDHILFAQSLQGLINSFEGFSVSFMARNGNDLINKLDTAKQDPDIILLDINMPVMNGFETINWLNEHKPNIKTIALSMDDDEETIIKMLKAGSKGYLLKDIHPDTLNHALTEVAKKGHYYTDNVTTALLKGYSNKQNDEDHVNFSERELEFMVLACSDKTYKEIASDMCLSPKTIDNYRDTLFKKLEVRSRIGLVLYALKNKIVNN; encoded by the coding sequence ATGAATAACTGTGTAGTGGGAGTTGTAGATGACCATATACTTTTTGCCCAATCGCTTCAGGGGTTGATAAATAGTTTTGAAGGTTTTAGCGTTTCTTTTATGGCGCGTAATGGTAATGACCTCATTAATAAACTAGATACGGCAAAACAAGATCCTGATATCATATTACTTGATATTAATATGCCGGTTATGAATGGATTTGAAACTATAAATTGGCTTAATGAACATAAACCAAATATCAAAACCATCGCTTTATCTATGGATGATGATGAGGAAACCATCATTAAAATGTTAAAGGCTGGGAGTAAAGGTTATTTGCTAAAAGACATACACCCAGATACTTTAAATCATGCATTAACTGAAGTGGCGAAAAAGGGGCATTATTATACAGATAATGTGACTACAGCGCTGTTAAAAGGATATTCTAACAAGCAAAATGATGAAGATCACGTTAATTTTTCTGAGCGTGAATTGGAGTTTATGGTATTGGCTTGCTCAGATAAAACCTATAAAGAAATCGCGAGTGATATGTGTTTAAGTCCCAAAACCATAGATAATTACCGAGATACTTTATTTAAAAAATTAGAAGTGCGCAGTAGAATAGGGCTTGTCTTATATGCTCTAAAAAACAAAATTGTCAATAATTAA
- a CDS encoding sensor histidine kinase: MQVFEQEQFRESFEVLIIVCSAVLLTLFILVIILFTLFQKRKIKLITERNNAELQYLEEVARTQLEIQEMTLKNVSWELHDNIGQLLSVANLELNVLLKKQEPEETAIVSEIQSLVAKSLQEIRELSRSLNKEVINQLGIIKSTENELTRLEKLGILKTSLEVSGECWDLPQDDNLILFRIIQEFTTNVIKHAKADSLKFIFKYLPSELHVQASDNGVGFDLAEGHTSSGLINMKSRAALLNAHFDLFSEKGSGTILNIRYLKK; encoded by the coding sequence ATGCAAGTTTTTGAGCAAGAGCAATTTCGCGAGTCCTTTGAAGTACTTATAATTGTGTGCTCTGCCGTGTTACTTACCCTGTTTATTCTTGTAATTATCCTATTTACATTATTTCAAAAACGAAAAATTAAACTCATTACAGAACGTAATAATGCCGAATTACAATATCTTGAAGAAGTTGCTCGTACCCAGCTTGAAATTCAAGAAATGACACTTAAAAATGTTAGTTGGGAACTTCACGATAATATAGGACAATTACTATCTGTAGCGAACCTTGAGCTTAATGTATTACTTAAAAAACAGGAGCCAGAAGAGACGGCAATCGTTTCAGAAATACAAAGTTTGGTCGCAAAATCATTACAAGAGATTCGGGAACTTTCACGTAGTCTCAATAAAGAAGTAATTAACCAATTGGGTATTATTAAGAGCACCGAAAACGAACTTACGCGCCTTGAAAAATTAGGTATTCTTAAAACCAGCCTCGAAGTTAGTGGTGAATGCTGGGATTTACCGCAAGACGATAATTTAATTCTTTTTAGAATTATACAGGAGTTTACAACTAATGTAATTAAACACGCTAAGGCAGACAGTCTAAAATTTATATTTAAATATTTACCGAGTGAGTTACACGTGCAGGCATCAGATAACGGGGTAGGTTTTGATTTGGCAGAAGGGCACACCAGTTCGGGATTAATAAATATGAAAAGCAGAGCAGCTTTACTAAACGCACATTTTGATTTATTTTCAGAAAAAGGAAGTGGTACGATTCTCAATATCAGGTACCTAAAAAAATAA
- a CDS encoding biotin-dependent carboxyltransferase family protein, whose product MNEVRVIKPGFYTSIQDLGRRGFSHYGVPVSGVMDSLSAARANLLLNNSKNAAVLEITMTGPELHFKEATQICICGAEFEVYLDNKPISNAKAYYVSKNAILSFKALKKGFRAYLAVWGGFKSKKVLGSCSFYAGITNTSRLQKDDLLLLSAATSKDSAGARVVVDSEQLFSKEIPVYKGPEFDLLPQALQGRLFTIDYTLTPAGNRMAIPFKERLPNTLKGILTGPVLPGTIQLTPGGSLIALMRDCQVTGGYPRVLQIQEIGLCRLSQKTPGMGVRFTLTSA is encoded by the coding sequence ATGAATGAAGTACGCGTAATCAAACCTGGATTTTATACAAGTATTCAAGATTTAGGTAGGCGAGGCTTTTCACATTATGGCGTTCCCGTAAGTGGAGTTATGGATAGTCTTTCTGCAGCTCGGGCAAATTTATTGCTCAATAATTCTAAAAATGCGGCAGTTTTAGAAATTACGATGACCGGTCCCGAACTTCACTTTAAAGAGGCAACACAGATTTGTATTTGTGGAGCAGAGTTTGAGGTTTATCTTGACAATAAGCCTATTTCTAATGCTAAAGCATATTATGTGTCAAAGAATGCAATATTAAGTTTTAAGGCTCTTAAAAAAGGCTTTAGAGCGTATTTAGCAGTATGGGGAGGCTTCAAGTCTAAGAAGGTATTAGGAAGTTGTAGCTTTTATGCTGGGATTACAAATACCTCACGTTTGCAAAAAGATGATTTATTGCTATTATCTGCAGCAACTTCAAAAGATAGTGCTGGTGCTCGTGTTGTAGTTGATAGCGAGCAGCTTTTTTCTAAGGAGATACCGGTTTATAAGGGACCGGAATTTGATTTACTTCCTCAAGCTCTACAAGGGCGCTTATTTACAATTGATTATACCCTAACTCCAGCGGGAAACAGAATGGCAATTCCATTTAAAGAGCGCCTACCAAATACCTTAAAAGGCATACTTACGGGTCCTGTTCTGCCTGGAACAATTCAACTAACTCCTGGAGGAAGCCTTATAGCTTTAATGCGAGATTGTCAGGTTACAGGAGGTTATCCCAGAGTCCTACAAATTCAGGAAATAGGTTTATGTAGACTTTCACAGAAAACTCCGGGAATGGGTGTGCGCTTTACGTTAACTTCAGCGTAG
- the pxpB gene encoding 5-oxoprolinase subunit PxpB: MNLKPKINRFGECSILLQWDFKIAPENLFWLLGVKDYLVENIIKSTVYVNNTYNSLLVSYNNSIEYIYDDLKALQTIDFSSVESKVYKGNLFKIPVCYDLEFGLDLEALSALKSLTVNEVIQLHTAPIYTLYFMGFLPGFLYLGGMDNRLATSRKYEPRKAVMKGAVGIAENQTGIYPNSSPAGWQIIGNSPINLFEVEAEKPSIFEAGDRIQFYAISKPEYHHIKDAIRSGNFQLKCEIDE, encoded by the coding sequence TTGAATTTAAAACCTAAAATAAACAGATTTGGAGAGTGTAGTATTCTGCTGCAATGGGATTTTAAGATAGCTCCTGAAAACTTGTTTTGGCTCCTGGGTGTAAAAGATTATTTGGTTGAAAACATAATTAAATCAACGGTTTATGTAAATAATACATATAATTCATTATTAGTAAGTTATAATAATTCAATAGAATATATCTATGATGATTTAAAAGCACTTCAGACTATTGATTTTAGCAGCGTTGAGTCTAAAGTTTATAAAGGAAATTTATTCAAAATACCGGTATGTTATGATCTCGAATTTGGCCTTGATCTGGAGGCTTTGTCAGCTCTAAAATCGTTAACAGTAAACGAAGTAATTCAGTTGCATACAGCACCTATTTATACACTCTATTTTATGGGATTTTTACCCGGTTTTTTATACCTGGGTGGAATGGATAACCGACTCGCTACCTCGCGAAAATATGAACCTCGAAAAGCGGTAATGAAAGGAGCTGTTGGTATAGCTGAAAATCAAACCGGGATATACCCGAATAGCAGCCCTGCAGGATGGCAAATTATAGGCAATTCACCCATTAATTTATTCGAAGTAGAAGCTGAAAAGCCAAGCATTTTTGAAGCTGGTGATCGCATTCAGTTTTATGCCATTTCAAAACCGGAATACCATCACATAAAAGATGCAATACGAAGTGGAAACTTTCAGTTAAAATGTGAGATCGATGAATGA